One genomic segment of Francisella persica ATCC VR-331 includes these proteins:
- a CDS encoding DUF6056 family protein, which yields MKKKYFVIVIISFFTVAFFLLLNYLQPLRADDFGRANTDTLAKGLIIMVHSIQVDYMTWTGRVSAQALIYLLMSKKYIGLSLFLVNLINSIAFYVFMLLSFKIVTSDRGNILSKDFIVFSFFFVFVFYQTGFIANILWKTGAIQYFWGLTLLIIVYYFSIVKNKSSLVLGIFVGSIIGLYNEIFVCVSILLCLAYFFERVTSKKVINDTVVAFFVSCAIGGIILVAAPGNYARLEHISSGTHSSLLQNILRLIYEIIFTPQYTLILLVMIIVFFILVFTNKNVKKITAIIYSVTLLLSLFVLVPVAKSYDLNQRVLIIYNTIFFIASYMLIYNHSSLFINYLYRALNKLALVFVIMLIIQLYLILNISLCFYKFEQKRNVLVSQYKQIGITDLNLPCISAYISPTVFVDDITPDKNVYNNQAYADFYGFKNVTCKTVC from the coding sequence ATGAAAAAAAAATATTTTGTGATTGTTATTATATCTTTTTTTACAGTTGCATTTTTTCTGCTATTAAACTATTTGCAACCTCTAAGAGCAGATGATTTTGGTAGAGCTAATACAGATACTTTAGCAAAAGGGTTAATAATTATGGTTCACTCTATTCAAGTTGACTATATGACTTGGACAGGTAGGGTCTCTGCTCAAGCTCTAATTTATCTATTGATGAGTAAGAAATATATAGGATTATCTTTGTTTTTGGTTAATCTTATTAATTCTATAGCATTCTATGTGTTTATGTTACTTAGTTTTAAAATAGTTACTTCTGACCGTGGCAATATATTATCAAAAGATTTTATAGTATTTAGTTTTTTCTTTGTTTTTGTTTTTTATCAAACAGGGTTTATAGCTAATATATTATGGAAAACAGGAGCAATTCAGTATTTTTGGGGATTAACTTTGCTAATTATTGTTTATTATTTTTCAATAGTGAAGAATAAAAGCAGCTTAGTTCTAGGAATATTTGTTGGATCAATCATTGGTTTATATAATGAAATATTTGTATGTGTGAGCATCCTACTTTGTTTAGCATATTTTTTTGAAAGAGTGACTAGTAAGAAAGTTATAAATGATACTGTTGTTGCATTTTTTGTATCGTGTGCAATTGGCGGGATTATATTGGTAGCAGCACCTGGAAATTATGCTAGGTTAGAACATATATCCTCAGGAACTCATTCTTCACTTTTACAAAATATTCTACGTTTAATTTATGAAATAATATTTACTCCACAATACACACTTATATTGTTGGTGATGATAATAGTTTTTTTTATATTGGTTTTTACTAACAAAAATGTCAAAAAAATAACAGCAATAATATACTCAGTTACCCTTCTACTATCTTTATTTGTTTTGGTTCCAGTTGCGAAATCTTATGACTTAAATCAAAGAGTATTAATTATCTACAATACTATCTTTTTTATAGCTAGCTATATGCTTATTTATAATCATAGTAGTTTATTTATTAATTATCTATATCGTGCTTTAAATAAATTAGCTCTTGTTTTTGTCATAATGCTTATTATTCAATTATATCTGATTTTAAATATAAGCTTGTGTTTCTATAAGTTTGAACAAAAGCGAAATGTTTTAGTTTCTCAATATAAACAAATAGGAATAACAGATCTTAACTTACCATGTATATCCGCGTATATATCACCAACGGTATTTGTTGATGATATTACACCAGATAAAAATGTTTATAATAATCAGGCTTATGCTGATTTTTACGGCTTTAAGAATGTTACGTGTAAAACAGTATGTTAA
- a CDS encoding CBU_0585 family protein, with protein MMKLVLRLAHLFDNKKDRAYVSEVDRFLQEFDKANSQKSESQKKEILKHRNIFNREAKPKASFLDSE; from the coding sequence ATGATGAAACTTGTGTTGCGCTTAGCTCATTTGTTTGATAATAAAAAAGATAGAGCGTATGTGAGTGAAGTAGATAGATTTTTACAAGAGTTTGATAAAGCAAATTCACAGAAATCTGAGTCACAAAAGAAAGAAATATTGAAGCATCGAAATATTTTCAATAGAGAAGCAAAGCCAAAAGCTAGTTTTCTTGATAGTGAGTAG
- a CDS encoding potassium transporter TrkG, with the protein MMLSQKPKIIGIFLMFLSLTMLSPLLVDYIYDEDNAYPFVLSLTVTFLCGFLLWFISRKSNKKLSNRDGFLIVTLVWMFVTIFGAIPYMSFPGLNLSFTDAVFESVSGFTTTGGTVIEGLDKLPHSILFYRQQTEFFGGMGIIVLSVAILPLLGVGGMQLYKAEVSGQWKDDKIVPKISSTAKVLWMVYLLLTFLCFISYLLVGVEPFDAVCYTFSTVSTGGFAPSDASMTDKPFGMLVVCAIFLFLGATSFKAHYIALSKFKISHYFRNIEFKAYFYFLFFTSFIVCITMIAYTNDLSNVFSIITNSIFQVISISSSAGFVADNNYYLWPSFLPIMLMFIAIIGGCGGSTAGGLKMIRAILFKEKAILEAKRIIHPQGVFTVKLGNINISEQALNRVSGFISVYIIIFAGGWLALLGCGLDITTAFSTIATTLSNVGPGLGDIGLNFRNLPKESLWICDFAMIAGRLEIFTILVLFMPDFWRK; encoded by the coding sequence ATTATGTTAAGTCAAAAACCAAAAATAATTGGTATATTTTTAATGTTCCTCAGTCTTACCATGCTTAGTCCTTTATTGGTTGACTATATATATGATGAAGATAATGCTTATCCATTTGTATTGAGTCTTACAGTAACATTTTTATGTGGTTTTTTGCTTTGGTTTATTTCGCGTAAATCAAATAAGAAACTGTCAAATAGAGATGGTTTCCTTATAGTTACACTCGTTTGGATGTTTGTAACAATTTTTGGTGCAATACCATATATGTCATTTCCCGGTCTAAATCTATCTTTTACTGATGCAGTATTTGAGTCTGTTTCTGGATTTACCACAACTGGTGGTACTGTGATTGAAGGACTTGATAAACTTCCTCATAGTATTTTATTTTATCGTCAACAAACTGAATTTTTCGGTGGTATGGGTATTATTGTTCTATCAGTAGCAATTCTGCCTTTACTAGGTGTAGGTGGTATGCAGCTATATAAAGCAGAGGTATCAGGCCAGTGGAAAGATGATAAAATTGTACCTAAAATCTCAAGTACTGCCAAAGTACTTTGGATGGTATATCTATTACTTACCTTTTTATGCTTTATCTCTTATCTACTTGTTGGTGTAGAACCGTTTGACGCAGTATGCTATACATTCTCAACAGTATCAACTGGAGGTTTTGCACCTTCAGATGCGAGCATGACCGACAAACCATTTGGAATGCTTGTTGTATGTGCAATTTTCCTTTTTTTAGGTGCTACTAGTTTTAAAGCTCACTATATAGCTCTGTCAAAGTTTAAAATAAGTCACTATTTTAGAAATATTGAGTTTAAAGCATATTTCTATTTCTTGTTTTTTACTTCATTTATTGTATGTATTACCATGATTGCCTATACAAATGATCTTTCAAATGTATTCTCTATAATTACAAATAGTATCTTTCAAGTAATATCTATCAGTTCAAGTGCTGGCTTTGTTGCTGATAATAACTATTACTTATGGCCTAGCTTCTTGCCGATTATGCTAATGTTTATTGCTATAATTGGCGGTTGTGGCGGTTCTACTGCTGGTGGTCTAAAGATGATTAGAGCAATTCTATTCAAAGAAAAAGCTATACTTGAGGCTAAACGCATAATCCATCCACAAGGAGTTTTTACTGTTAAACTAGGTAATATCAATATATCAGAACAAGCTCTTAATAGAGTTTCAGGATTTATTTCTGTTTATATTATAATTTTCGCTGGTGGTTGGCTAGCTTTGCTAGGTTGTGGTCTAGATATCACCACAGCGTTCTCAACAATTGCTACTACTTTGTCGAATGTAGGTCCAGGACTAGGTGATATCGGCTTAAATTTCAGAAACCTCCCTAAAGAATCACTATGGATATGTGACTTTGCGATGATTGCTGGGCGTCTCGAGATATTTACAATCCTAGTGTTGTTTATGCCAGATTTTTGGAGAAAATAA
- a CDS encoding ProQ/FINO family protein, with amino-acid sequence MSEGRNKLNDFSLLQSLLGGSSNIEEKTSRMKQARDKNISKNKSIPKYAAAKKIEEIDTSFIRIPQYGHKINNKIVNELQNPQLEDTQEILVIVDIEKERQKEEAKLFKWLCHRFPKCFDPINKKPLKIGISEEMEIIYQNEHFAPVDKMVLRNVLRRYVGDTRYHKAVFELKQRFNLQGQPVEDYSSEHVEYSKKRLDEIAEKAEFRAKGLTMKDYYEYKKQQQQEKVDT; translated from the coding sequence ATGTCTGAAGGTAGAAATAAATTAAATGATTTTTCACTATTACAATCTTTGTTGGGTGGCTCTTCTAATATAGAAGAAAAAACTTCTAGAATGAAGCAAGCTAGAGATAAAAATATTTCAAAGAACAAGAGTATTCCTAAGTATGCAGCGGCTAAGAAAATTGAAGAGATAGATACTTCTTTTATTCGTATTCCACAGTATGGTCATAAAATAAATAATAAGATAGTAAATGAACTTCAAAACCCACAACTTGAAGATACTCAAGAAATCTTAGTAATCGTTGATATTGAGAAAGAAAGACAGAAAGAAGAGGCTAAATTATTTAAATGGTTATGCCATCGTTTTCCAAAATGTTTTGATCCGATTAATAAAAAACCACTTAAAATTGGTATAAGCGAAGAAATGGAAATAATTTACCAAAATGAGCACTTTGCGCCAGTTGATAAGATGGTGCTTAGAAATGTATTACGCCGTTATGTTGGTGATACGCGTTATCATAAGGCAGTTTTTGAGCTTAAACAAAGATTTAACCTGCAGGGTCAGCCAGTTGAGGACTATTCTTCTGAGCATGTTGAGTACTCCAAGAAGCGTCTAGATGAGATAGCTGAGAAAGCTGAATTTAGAGCTAAAGGCTTAACAATGAAAGACTACTATGAGTATAAGAAACAGCAACAACAAGAGAAAGTTGATACTTAG